The Benincasa hispida cultivar B227 chromosome 9, ASM972705v1, whole genome shotgun sequence genome has a segment encoding these proteins:
- the LOC120084725 gene encoding uncharacterized protein LOC120084725, with translation MVLVIDDLKFVLLEEYPSTSRLTASRTVRETYDRWTKANEKAKVYILASLSKVLAKKHEAMVSGWEIMKSLREIFGQPATHSEGASVREHVLDMMVHFNMVEMNGVVMNEASQISLILETLLKSYLQFHSNAVMNEV, from the exons ATGGTTTTGGTGATTGATGACCTAAAATTTGTCCTATTGGAGGAATATCCTTCAACTTCTAGACTTACCGCCTCACGAACTGTTCGTGAAACCTATGACAGGTGGACTAAGGCTAATGAAAAGGCCAAGGTCTACATTCTAGCTAGCTTATCTAAAgtattggccaagaagcatgaagcCATGGTCTCTGGATGGGAGATCATGAAGTCGCTGCGAGAGATTTTTGGCCAACCGGCCACTCATTCAG AAGGGGCGTCTGTCAGGGAGCATGTCcttgacatgatggtccacttcaatatggtAGAAATGAATGGCGTTGTCATGAACGAAGCCAGTCAAATTAGCTTAATACTTGAGACTCTTCTAAAGAGTTATCTTCAGTTCCATAGTAATGCGGTAATGAATGAGGTTTAG
- the LOC120085610 gene encoding uncharacterized protein LOC120085610 produces MPATDFQGSSSPLTNIGRSIFSLRRDQVHSMDGGSHDGISLDSDLDSFQKQVTQRFQDLSSASSDDILSLSWIRKLLDAFICCQEEFKIILFGHKAEICKPPMDRMVSDYLERSVKALDVCNVIRDGIEQLRQWQKLLEIVLSALDNSSYKKTLGEGQFRRAKKALIDLAIAMLDENDANSPAIAQRNRSFGRNNGTRDRRSLGHFRSLSWSVSRSWSAARQLQAIGSNLAAPRANETVLTNGLAVPVFTMNMVLLFVTWTLVAAIPCQDRGLHVHFSLPRQFAWAAPMLSLHDRILEESRRRERRNACGLLKEIHQIDKFAHIMNELADTAQFPLTNDKEEEVRQRVKELSQICETLKIGLDPLERQIREVFHRIVRSRTEGLDCLGRGNNHE; encoded by the coding sequence ATGCCTGCCACTGATTTTCAGGGTTCTTCCTCGCCGTTAACCAACATTGGCCGTTCGATCTTCAGTCTCCGCCGTGATCAAGTTCATTCCATGGATGGCGGTTCTCATGACGGCATCTCTTTGGATTCCGACCTTGATTCCTTCCAGAAGCAGGTCACTCAACGATTCCAGGATTTGTCGTCGGCTTCTTCCGATGACATTTTGTCACTCTCCTGGATTAGGAAGCTTTTGGATGCTTTCATTTGCTGTCAGGAGGAGTTTAAGATCATTTTGTTTGGGCATAAGGCGGAAATTTGTAAACCGCCGATGGATAGGATGGTTTCGGATTACTTGGAGAGGAGTGTGAAGGCGCTTGATGTTTGTAATGTGATTAGAGATGGGATTGAGCAGCTGAGGCAGTGGCAGAAGTTGTTGGAGATTGTGCTTAGTGCTTTGGATAATTctagttacaagaaaactcttGGTGAGGGGCAATTTCGTCGTGCGAAGAAGGCTTTGATAGACTTAGCCATTGCAATGCTCGATGAAAATGATGCCAATTCCCCGGCTATTGCTCAGAGAAACCGTTCTTTTGGACGTAATAATGGTACCAGAGACCGTAGGTCTTTGGGGCATTTCCGTTCGCTTTCATGGAGTGTTTCGCGATCGTGGTCGGCTGCTAGGCAGCTTCAGGCAATTGGGAGCAATTTGGCTGCTCCGAGGGCGAATGAGACTGTGCTTACCAATGGCCTGGCGGTCCCTGTTTTCACGATGAACATGGTATTGCTGTTTGTAACGTGGACTCTGGTAGCAGCGATTCCTTGCCAGGACCGCGGCTTACATGTTCATTTTTCGCTGCCGAGGCAGTTTGCATGGGCGGCGCCAATGCTTTCACTTCACGATCGAATTTTGGAAGAATCAAGAAGGCGGGAAAGAAGAAATGCTTGTGGGTTATTAAAGGAGATTCATCAGATCGATAAATTTGCGCATATTATGAATGAATTGGCTGATACAGCACAATTCCCGTTGACGAACGATAAGGAAGAAGAGGTGAGGCAAAGAGTGAAGGAGCTATCTCAGATTTGTGAAACTTTGAAGATTGGTTTGGATCCTCTGGAACGGCAGATTAGAGAGGTGTTCCATCGAATTGTACGCTCAAGAACTGAAGGGCTTGATTGTTTAGGACGAGGAAATAACCATGAATAG